The Alkalinema sp. FACHB-956 DNA window GAGCCTAGCGTTCCGGCAGAGGGGGGATCCTCGCGATCGAAGCCTGCACGGCGATCGCAGAAAACTCCGGCCCCTGCCCGTCCCTCCGTGGAAGCTGAGATTCAAGCCAAAATGGCCCAAGCCTGGGCGATGTTTCAAGAGACACTGCCCCCCCGCCTAGCCCAATTGGAGAGGGCGATCGCGCAGTGGAGCCAGGGCACGCTGACACTAGAAGTCCGCCAACAGGCCCAAGCCGAAGCCCATCGTCTCATTGGATCTTTCGGATCCTTAGGATTTCCCCAGGGCTCGGAACTGGCCCGCAGCTTAGAAACAGCCCTCCAGTCCGATCGTCCCTGCGATGCAACCCTGGCTCAGCAAGTTTCCGAGACCCTTCAGACCTTAGAACAACAGCTAGCCGCCTATACTGCCAGGCTCAATCAAGACACCTACGCCGGAACCCAACCGCAACTCCCCCTTGCCAGTCCCACCGGAGAGACCATTCTGGCGATCATGACCCAGGATCGGCAATTGCTGACCACGATCGAGCATTTTTCTCCCCTGAGTGCTTGGCAAACGGTGTTAGTGGCCAACCTCAGTGACATCCATCAACTGCTGAAGCAACAACTGCCCTTGGTGAGCATCCTGGATTTCGCCATGGCTCCCGAAGCCGAAGCCATCCAGGTCTTGAATACGCTCACAAGCCAACGGGTGCCCGTGGTGATTCTGCTAGACCAAGATGCTTCTCTGCAATCTCCAATTGATCGCTTACAGCAACGGGTTTACCTGACTCGGTTGGGGGCAAGGGCGATTGTCAGCCGACCGATCGAGCCTGCCATGCTTTTGAAAAGTTTGACCCAGGCGATCGAAGCGACCCCGGATCCCGATGCCCAAATTTTGCTAGTGGATGATGATCCCCAGGTGCTGGCCACCATTGCCACCCTGCTGGAACCCTGGGCACTCCAAGTCACGCCCTTAGAGAATCCAAAATATTTTTGGGAAATTCTCAATACTTGCAACCCTGATTTATTGATTTTAGATATCGAGCTACCTGAAATTAGTGGCTTTGATCTCTGTCGGGTGGTGCGGAGTGATCCGGATTGGGTGGACTTACCGATTATCTTTTTGTCTGCCCACACCGATCGGGCCACTGTTACACAGGTCTTTAGTTTGGGGGCAGATGACTATGTGAGAAAACCGATCGTGGAGCCGGAGCTCATCGCACGCATCTTGAATCGCCTGCGCCGATCGCCCAGTCGCGATCGGTACCCATAGGAGTAGCCCCAGCAGCCCCCACCGTTGTCAATTGCACCTTGAACCCTGTCGGGATGATGGGAGAGGAGATCCCCAGATTCCCTAAACCTTTTGCAAAGAGGTTTGCTGGATCGTTGTAATCACTTCCAGCAACTGAAACAGCCGGAGCGGTTTTTTTAAATAGGCCGTCGCGCCTAACTGTAGAGTCTGTTGGTGATTCTCCTCATCCATTTCAGCAGTCAGGAAAATAAATGGAACCTGTGCCAGAGTCGGATCATTACGGATAGCGTTTAACACGCCATAGCCATCCAGTTCTGGCATATTGATATCACAGATAATCAGATCAGGGTGATGTTGCTTGGCAAGTTGCAATCCCTGCATCCCATCTTCAGCGCGGATGGGTAAAAAACCAATATCAGTCAAAATTTCGGCTAAAATAGCTTGAAATTTTTCGTCGTCATCAATCAGAAGAACCGTTTGATTCACGCACAAATCATTTTGAGTCACGTACATTACCGAATTCAACGTTTTGGTTAAACTACTTTGATCAAGCTCAAATCTATAATGAACGCTTCACTTAGAGCTACACATCATCCACTTGCATTATCCATGTAAAATACATCATCCACCGGCACCTGACTGGGGAAACACCAGGATTCCGTGAGTACAGCAACTCTGATGAGCGGAGTAAACGGAGAGTTCTTGACTGGAAAGCTTTACTTTGTAGCCGTATTGGTTAGGCTAATTTGCTGGAGCTTAACTTAATTTGCTGGGGCTGATTTGCTAGAGCTGATTTGTGTAGAAATGTGAGGACGTCTCAACCCAGTGAAAAAACAAACAGATTGACTAGATTGTAGATTTTCCCTGCTAGAGAAGAAAGGCTTGGAATCCGACTGTGTAGCTCATTAGAAGCATACTCATTTACCTTCATCCCTCAGCATAGCTTTAAAAAATCAGGAAATTGTAAGGTTTTTCACTTTTTTCATGCCTTGTTATCCACTTCTACAAACTTCCCCTTGGTCACTGGGCGCACAGAAGGAACTACAGAAGTAACTGACGCCCATGGGGAACCGGGCCCTAGCTTATCATGGAACAAAGACTCCAGACAGAAGGGCTGACAGTCATGTCCCAGCGATCATTCCAACAAGCACCATTTGAAACTTTCATTGAATCTGCCCATCAGCGTCTTGCGAACTTGTTACATCGGGTGCACATGCTAGAACAGGGTGGAGAAATGACTAACTTGGTCATGGAGACCGTTGGGGAAGTTGCGATTACCCTAGAAGAGCTGGAAGGATTGGCCCACAAATTACGGCAATATAATCAGGAATTAATTCAAGCACGACAATCCGTAGAACAGGAACGACAACGCTATCAGGATTTATTTAACTTTGCCCCCGATGGTTACCTTGTCACTAATGAATTAGGCCATATTCAAGAAGCTAACCAAGCCACTGCTAATTTATTGCGGGTCTATCCAGAAGATTTATTGGAGCGATCGCTGGCGACCTTTGTACATCCAGCGGATTTACCCATCTACGATCGAGTCTTTCAAAGATTACGGCAAGTGGGTCAAGTCCAAGGCTATGAATTGCGAATTCATCGTGCGGAGAATCCCCATAGCAACCCCGTGGAGAACCAACGGGAACATCCAACTGACAACCCAACCCCTCCTCAACCCGAGCACTGGGTTGAACTAAGTGTTGCAGTGATCCAGAGTCAAGACGGAACGGGACGATCGCTGCGGTGGTTAATGCGAGACATCACCGATCGTAAACGGATGGAATTTCAACTGAAAACCTCCTCCATCCATTTGAAGGACATTCTGAACCATGCCAGCGCAGCCATTCTCAGTTTTCGAGGATTTCTCAACAACACTTGGCATATTGACTATTGCTCCGCCGGATGTGCAGCCTTATTTGGCTATACCTCCGATGAAATGATTGCCGATCAGACCCTATGGGGCAATCGCGTCCTTCCCGAAGATTTGGCAGAGATCGTCCCTGCCATTTTTGAGAGTCTCCGCAAGGACAACGCTGGACAAGTGGACTATCGCTTTCGTCGGAAGGATGACACTTTAAAATGGATGAATGCTAACTTTACGGGCCGCTGGGATGAGGCAGAACAATGTTGGTTTGGCACGGGAGTGTTGACAGATATTACCGATCGCAAACAGCTAGAACTCCAACTACAGAAGTCTACAACTCAACTCAGTGCCATTCTGGATAATGCGATCGCCTCCATTTTTCAGGTGCGGGTCTATCCCAACTTTGAGTTGCAATACGACTATCAATCTGCTGGGGCAGAAGCGGTCTTTGGCTATACGGCGGAAGAATTGATGGCCGACAATTATCTATGGATGTCGCGGGTGCATCCGGAAGATTGGGCGAACCGCTTAGTCCCCGGTTTTCAGGATGTTTTCTCGGAGCGATCGAACACGATCGAGTACCGCTTATACCGCAAAGATGGGGAACTGCGATGGCTCACGGTTACCTTTGCCTCGCGCCAGGATGAAGCCGCAGGCTGTTGGATTGTCACTGGCATCAGCACTGATATCACCGCTTTCAAAGAAGCCGAAGCCTCCCTCAAAAAAAGTGAAACCCTCTATCGCACCTTGGCCAGCCATTTTCCCAATGGAGCCGTTTGTTTATTTGATGGAGATCTTCGATTCACCCTAGCCGATGGATTGGGTCTGGTGGAAGCAGGCTTATCCAAAGAACAATTGGAAGGCAAAACGATTTGGGAGGCCCTCCCTGCAGATTTTGTCGCTCAGGTAGAACCCTTTTATCGATCGGCCTTAGCGGGTAAAACCACAACGACAGAGCTGATGTTTGGTGCAGCAACCTATCAGGCGTACCACCTGCCTATCACCAATGATTGTGGTGAGATCATTGCAGGAATGGTCATGACTCAGAATATTACCGATCGCAAACGTCGAGAGGAACAGTTACGTCTGTTGGAATCAGTTGTTACGAATATTCACGAAGCAGTCATTATTACAGAAGCGATTGATACAGAAGCGATCGATACAGAAGCGATTGAGACATCGGCAATTGATACAGAAGCGATTGATACAGAAGCGATCGAACCCATCGTGGATGAAACAGCTACATTACATCCAGGCTTATCCGTAGAAAATGCTCAGTCTTTAGAAGAATCGTCAATGCAGTCCCACGCTAGCAATTCCCAAGCTGGGAATTCCCAAGCTGGCAATTCCCAAGATAATAATCCCTATCCTCCCCATCACCGGATTGTATATGTCAATCCAGCCTTTAGCGCAATGACGGGCTATTCCGCCGCAGAGGTTTTGCAGAAAACACCCCGATTTTTACAAGGGCAATGCACAGATCGCCAAGCCCTCGCCCAACTGAGATTGGCTCTACAATCAGGACAACCAACCCAGTTAGAATTTATCAACTATCGCAAAGATCATTCGCAATTTTGGGCCGATCTCAGCATGGTTCCGATCTATGGATCTGACGATCGCCTGAATTATTGGGTTTCGGTACGCCGCGATGTCACCGATCGCAAACAGGCAGCCACAACTTTGCAACAACTCAATGAAGCCCTAGAACAACGAGTTCAGGAACGGACACAAGCCCTGCAAGAAAGTGAAGAACGATTCCGTCATGCCTTTGACCATGCAGTAACTGGCGTTGCCCTTGTGGCCTTAGAAGGTCGTTGGCTCAAGGTCAATCCTGCCCTATGCCACTTACTGGGTTACAGTGAGCATGAGCTGCAACAATTTGATTGTCAGGATGTTTTGCATCCCGATGATTTCCATTCCTATTCCCTAATTCTGCACCAGTTAATTTCCGACGAAATCACTAGTCACCAATCGGAACACCGCTATCGCCACAAACAAGGCTATGACCTGTGGGTGATTTGTAGCCTTTCCCTGGTGCGGGATAGCCAAGGGCATCCCCTCTACTTTGTGAAACAAATCCTCGACATTACCGAGCGACGGGCGATCGATCAAATGAAAGATGAATTTATTGCCATTGCCAGCCATGAACTCAGAACCCCCTTAACCTCCATGCGGGGCTCCTTGGGGTTGGTGGCCTCCGGCGTTTTAGATGATGACCCTAAGATGGCTCGGGAGTTGATTCAAGTCGCGATTAACCAAAACGATCGACTGACTCGTTTAGTGAACGACATGCTGGATCTGGAACGGCTCGATGCTCGAACGGCAGTTTTGCAGCTCCAACCCTGTGCCGTGACAGCGCTGGTTCAACAGGCGATCGAAACCGTCTATCCCCTGGCAGAAGAAGCCGCGATCGCCTTCCACTGGCAACCGGCGGAGTTGCAAGTTCAGGCCGATCCAGACCGAATTGTTCAAGTACTGGTGAATCTTTTAGGCAATGCCGTCAAGTTTTCTCCGTCCCAAACCACCATCACCATTCGCGTCACCACAGCGTCCCACGCTTGCAACGCCCATCTGCTCGATCGATCAAGTAGACAATCGCAACTCTCTCAGAATAGACAATCGAACAGCAAGTCATCGCAAAACAGGCCACCACAAAACAGGCCATCGCAAAACCAGGAATTCCAGCCAGCCGATCCGCCTCCCGTCTATGGATTATTTTCGATTCAAGATCAGGGGCGAGGCATTCCTGCTGATAAATTAGACATGATTTTTGGGCGATTTCAGCAGGTAGATTCTTCCGATTCCCGCAATGCAGGAGGAACGGGGTTGGGGTTAGCCATTTGTCAAAAAATTGTTCAGCAACATACCGGAAAAATTTGGGCCAGCAGTACGCCTGGGCAAGGCAGCACGTTTTACTTTACATTGCCTCTAGCGACCCATTCCCCCTAAGAACCCATTACCTTGAGCGACCCATTCCCCCTAGCGATCGTAAAGCCCGATGGCAGCCCTTCGCAATGTAGTGCAGAAATGATACTCAGTACAGGAATGATATTCAGTGTGGGAATGTCATTCAGTGCAGAAATGTCATTCAGTGATGCAATCTTTGCTCGGAAGTGATTAGGATAATGGAATGGCTACTTCCGATCGATCCCCTTTACAACGCGGAATGCCAATAGGAATGTCTTTATCATGTCTTCCCCATCCCCCTCGGCTAATCTCCCCAAAACGATTCTCGTTGTTGAAGACGAAGCAAGTCTTAGATTGGTGATTCAAATTACATTGGAGCGATTGGGGGGCTGGAGTGTTCTGACTGCGGCTTCGGGGCGGGATGGGGTATCCCAAGCGCAACAGGTGCATCCCGATGCCATCTTGCTGGATGTGATGATGCCCGATATGGATGGACTGGAAGTACTGCAACAATTACGATCGCAGCCCCAAACTTCTCGGATTCCTGTGATCCTGCTCACTGCAAAAATCATGCCGATCAGCAGGGAAGAGCAAACACAGTTAGGTGTGTCTGGTATTATTGCTAAACCCTTTGACCCTTTACAGTTATCCCAACAGGTTGCAAAATTTCTACATTGGTAGTAAATTTATTGAAAGATCGGTCTTAGCAAACGGTCTTACCGAACGGTCTTAGCAAACGGTCTTACCGAACAGTGTGCACCTGAAATCCCAAGCAGATCGGGAGGGGAAGAGGGGAAATGGGTTACCTAGCTTGATCTCAGCTTGATTCCATAGAGAAAACTCAACAGCCAGGGCTGGGATCAGTTATTAACGCAATGAGTCACGATCGCAAAATTATTCTTCGATCGTGACATCCTTACAATTTCCTGACTTTCTTGATCTAACCTTGCAAAGTAACGCGTCTACACCCAAGTCAACCCACAATCAGCACCCAGTCAACTCAACTTTTTACGCTAAACAACTACCCCGAAGACATTCCTGAAGACAGTCTGTTCAGCAATTCCTGCCTAACACTTTCTGTCTGACGATCCTTGCCTCCTTTCCCATGGTGTTCCCTGAAGTTACGCGGAAGTCGATTCCGGTTCTGTGGAGGAAGCTCGGTGAGTGGTGAGTTTAGCATTGAGGATCCACTGATGGCCGAATTTGAGAGGATATTCATCCTTAATTTGAGAGGATATTCATCCTTAACCGGTAATCCATCGGCACCGGAGGACGTTTTTCCTGGTAACGCGCCCAGCAGAACACACTGGCTTATGGATTGAGGGGGGGCCTCGATCGTCAATCAGGATTTGAGTGTAGTTGCTTATGTCAAAGGATCTTGCAACCTAGTGTTGTGATGTACGGATACGGATTGAGGTAGTGATGAATTACGGTTTAATCCCTTGTCTGGCACAAGCCGAACCATTTTTAATGCAATTCGAAGTTCTCAATTCATTGCACCTTGGCATTTTTGTTGTTTCCCAAGATTTACAACCGCTTTATCTCAATGAACAGGCCGATCATCTGTGTGAGACTTTGTTTAAGTCTGCGCCCGATCGCTTGCCTCAGGATGTGCTGGTGGCTTGTCAGGAATTTCTGAATTTGGGAACTCCGCAGGTGCCGTTGGTGGTTGAATATCAGCCAAGTTTGATCCAATGGGTGAGATTACATATTAGTTTGATGAAGGGCGCACCCAATCAGGAAGCGCTGTTGCTTGTGGTGGTGGAAGACTGCTGCGAAGTGGAGTTACATCGGGATCAAAAAGCCTACGGTCTGACGAAGCGGGAAGCGCAGGTGTGGATGCTGCTGCGATCGCAGTGCACCTACCAGGAAATTGCAGATCAGCTCAAAATTAGCCTGAATACCGTGAAGACCCATGCCAAGAATGTCTATCTGAAGCGGCGGGAATTTGTAAAGCAAAAGCCAGACAATTTATTGCGACTTCCAGAGATGTCGCCGTTAATGCTGGCGAAGTGAGGGGATCAGTCCGTGAGATAGGCGGGGAAGGTGAGGATCGGGATGGGATGCTGAATTTTGCCACAGAAGGACGGGGGTCTTGTACGATCGAAGTGCGAGTCTAACGTGATTCTTTCGTACACCTACCGAGTTCACCTCAGCCAGTTTTACCATGATCTCCTCCTCCGAACCGATTGTTTACCAGGGGCAATTTGGGCCATTCACGATCGATGACCGCGATCGCCAAGGCGTCTTGATCTATCGATCGGCGTTGATGGTGTCTGCGGTTTGTGTTGCGTTGACCACCACAGTGGCGCTAGCAATGCCCCCGTCTGCGGTGCAGGCTTGGCTGATGGCGGGGCTGTATGGGATCTTCAGTGTGGCGTTGGGGGTGAGTTTATTCACCATTCATATTTATCTAGAAATTTTGCACCGGGCATTGCAGGCATTTTGGCTAGTGGGGTGCATTGCGGCGATCGGGGTTGCCCTTGGCGATCCAGCTCCCTTTTCTGAAACGGTGGTGCAGCAGCCCTGGACGATTTTGGGGATTGGGTTTACGTTTGCGGCGTTGACGGGCATCTATTTTAAAGAGGCGTTTTGTTTTAACCGTTTGGAAACGAAGTTTTTGACTGTGATTGTTCCTACGTTGCTGCTGGGGCATCTGTTGGGATTGTTGCCGATCGGGGTGGCGCAGGGATTGGCGATCGCGTGGTCGGGGTTGTTTTTGATTTTTGCGGGGCGGAAGGCGGTGCAAGCGATCCCGGATGATATTGGGGATAAGAGTGTATTTGAGTATTTGCATCGGCAGAAGGCTGAGGCGCAATAGTACAGCAGCGTAAAAATCACAGCAGTGCTAGATGACTCGTGGGGCTGTTGCATTTTGCCCTCACCCTAAATCCCTCTCCCAGAACGGGCGAGGGACTTTGAGTTTGGCTCCCGTTTTAATCAATGGCTAGGACGCTTAGCTTGAGGGATTGGGAGAGTTTACCCATGAGGAAGAGTCCTGCAACGGAATTGCCAATGACATCGATCGCGGGGCTGTAAATAGCGATCGCCCCTTCTTTGGGAATAATGGCGATTAAGGCACCACTCACACCGGATTTCATGGGAAGGCCAATGCGAACGGCATACTCGCCGGACACTTCGTACAATCCGCAGGTTAACATGAGTGCATTGACGATTTGTTGGTATTGCGATTGCAGTTGGGAATGGGGAACGGCTAGCAGGAGTGCGAGTTTCGCGAGGTCATCGATCGTTCCGGCGAGGCAACAAATATGGTTATAGGTTTCGATCGCGAGGTCGATGTTTTCTACGTATCCCGCCTGGTATAGCAGATTGGAGATCGCGCGGTTGGACTCGTTGGCCAGCGATCGCACGGATGCGAGCATGGCGTTGTCTAGGCGCAGTTGGCAGTTGGCCCGTTGATTGAGCCATTGTTGTAGCATTGTGCAGCGTTCTAGGCCGGTGCGACCGGGCAAGAGGCTGGCGAGGGTAATGGCACCGCTGTTAATCATGGGATTACGGGGAAAGCCCCGATCGGCGGCCAGTTGGGAGAGGGAATGGAAGGGTTGATCGGAGGGGCTTTTGCCGACTTTGGTGAATAGGCGCTGACTGCCGAGGGTTTCCAATAACATCAAGAGCAGAAAGGGCTTAATTACGCTCATCAGGACAAAGGGTTGGGCAATTTGGCCCGATCGCAACCAGCAGCCTTCTGGGGTTTGGATTTGCAGGGCGAGGCCATGGATATCGGCCTTGGCGAGGAGGGGAATGTAGTCGGGCAGTTGACCGAGGGATACCTGTGTCTGCGCATCCTCGATCCAGCGATCGAGGTCGGCTTGATTTAATTGCTGGAAGCGACTGACCACACTCCTGCCCTACCTTAAGTTCTAAATGTGTATATGTTGACGTGATATGTTTTGACGGTATGTAAATGGCGACCGCTGCCAGGGCAGCAGCAGCTTCGGGATTAATCGTTAATAAATCGTTTTAGAAGGACGCTGAACAGTCTCAAGTCTACACGGATTGTGTCTCTGGAACGGG harbors:
- a CDS encoding response regulator; this translates as MILLDLSLPDVDGITLCRQLRTTGNQTPILMLTAKNSPYDRVAGLDAGADDYLSKPFHEAELLARIRALLRRQQASKPSLLQWERLQVDVDDRTVLYDSVPIHLTPKEYGILEMLLQFPRRIFSRSAILDQVWGLDTVSGERAVNTQIGGLRQKLRAAGISFELIESVYGLGYRLLPPPSPSDPPSEPSVPAEGGSSRSKPARRSQKTPAPARPSVEAEIQAKMAQAWAMFQETLPPRLAQLERAIAQWSQGTLTLEVRQQAQAEAHRLIGSFGSLGFPQGSELARSLETALQSDRPCDATLAQQVSETLQTLEQQLAAYTARLNQDTYAGTQPQLPLASPTGETILAIMTQDRQLLTTIEHFSPLSAWQTVLVANLSDIHQLLKQQLPLVSILDFAMAPEAEAIQVLNTLTSQRVPVVILLDQDASLQSPIDRLQQRVYLTRLGARAIVSRPIEPAMLLKSLTQAIEATPDPDAQILLVDDDPQVLATIATLLEPWALQVTPLENPKYFWEILNTCNPDLLILDIELPEISGFDLCRVVRSDPDWVDLPIIFLSAHTDRATVTQVFSLGADDYVRKPIVEPELIARILNRLRRSPSRDRYP
- a CDS encoding helix-turn-helix transcriptional regulator, whose product is MQFEVLNSLHLGIFVVSQDLQPLYLNEQADHLCETLFKSAPDRLPQDVLVACQEFLNLGTPQVPLVVEYQPSLIQWVRLHISLMKGAPNQEALLLVVVEDCCEVELHRDQKAYGLTKREAQVWMLLRSQCTYQEIADQLKISLNTVKTHAKNVYLKRREFVKQKPDNLLRLPEMSPLMLAK
- a CDS encoding glutaminase, with product MVSRFQQLNQADLDRWIEDAQTQVSLGQLPDYIPLLAKADIHGLALQIQTPEGCWLRSGQIAQPFVLMSVIKPFLLLMLLETLGSQRLFTKVGKSPSDQPFHSLSQLAADRGFPRNPMINSGAITLASLLPGRTGLERCTMLQQWLNQRANCQLRLDNAMLASVRSLANESNRAISNLLYQAGYVENIDLAIETYNHICCLAGTIDDLAKLALLLAVPHSQLQSQYQQIVNALMLTCGLYEVSGEYAVRIGLPMKSGVSGALIAIIPKEGAIAIYSPAIDVIGNSVAGLFLMGKLSQSLKLSVLAID
- a CDS encoding PAS domain S-box protein — protein: MSQRSFQQAPFETFIESAHQRLANLLHRVHMLEQGGEMTNLVMETVGEVAITLEELEGLAHKLRQYNQELIQARQSVEQERQRYQDLFNFAPDGYLVTNELGHIQEANQATANLLRVYPEDLLERSLATFVHPADLPIYDRVFQRLRQVGQVQGYELRIHRAENPHSNPVENQREHPTDNPTPPQPEHWVELSVAVIQSQDGTGRSLRWLMRDITDRKRMEFQLKTSSIHLKDILNHASAAILSFRGFLNNTWHIDYCSAGCAALFGYTSDEMIADQTLWGNRVLPEDLAEIVPAIFESLRKDNAGQVDYRFRRKDDTLKWMNANFTGRWDEAEQCWFGTGVLTDITDRKQLELQLQKSTTQLSAILDNAIASIFQVRVYPNFELQYDYQSAGAEAVFGYTAEELMADNYLWMSRVHPEDWANRLVPGFQDVFSERSNTIEYRLYRKDGELRWLTVTFASRQDEAAGCWIVTGISTDITAFKEAEASLKKSETLYRTLASHFPNGAVCLFDGDLRFTLADGLGLVEAGLSKEQLEGKTIWEALPADFVAQVEPFYRSALAGKTTTTELMFGAATYQAYHLPITNDCGEIIAGMVMTQNITDRKRREEQLRLLESVVTNIHEAVIITEAIDTEAIDTEAIETSAIDTEAIDTEAIEPIVDETATLHPGLSVENAQSLEESSMQSHASNSQAGNSQAGNSQDNNPYPPHHRIVYVNPAFSAMTGYSAAEVLQKTPRFLQGQCTDRQALAQLRLALQSGQPTQLEFINYRKDHSQFWADLSMVPIYGSDDRLNYWVSVRRDVTDRKQAATTLQQLNEALEQRVQERTQALQESEERFRHAFDHAVTGVALVALEGRWLKVNPALCHLLGYSEHELQQFDCQDVLHPDDFHSYSLILHQLISDEITSHQSEHRYRHKQGYDLWVICSLSLVRDSQGHPLYFVKQILDITERRAIDQMKDEFIAIASHELRTPLTSMRGSLGLVASGVLDDDPKMARELIQVAINQNDRLTRLVNDMLDLERLDARTAVLQLQPCAVTALVQQAIETVYPLAEEAAIAFHWQPAELQVQADPDRIVQVLVNLLGNAVKFSPSQTTITIRVTTASHACNAHLLDRSSRQSQLSQNRQSNSKSSQNRPPQNRPSQNQEFQPADPPPVYGLFSIQDQGRGIPADKLDMIFGRFQQVDSSDSRNAGGTGLGLAICQKIVQQHTGKIWASSTPGQGSTFYFTLPLATHSP
- a CDS encoding response regulator codes for the protein MSSPSPSANLPKTILVVEDEASLRLVIQITLERLGGWSVLTAASGRDGVSQAQQVHPDAILLDVMMPDMDGLEVLQQLRSQPQTSRIPVILLTAKIMPISREEQTQLGVSGIIAKPFDPLQLSQQVAKFLHW
- a CDS encoding DUF2301 domain-containing membrane protein yields the protein MISSSEPIVYQGQFGPFTIDDRDRQGVLIYRSALMVSAVCVALTTTVALAMPPSAVQAWLMAGLYGIFSVALGVSLFTIHIYLEILHRALQAFWLVGCIAAIGVALGDPAPFSETVVQQPWTILGIGFTFAALTGIYFKEAFCFNRLETKFLTVIVPTLLLGHLLGLLPIGVAQGLAIAWSGLFLIFAGRKAVQAIPDDIGDKSVFEYLHRQKAEAQ
- a CDS encoding response regulator, translating into MYVTQNDLCVNQTVLLIDDDEKFQAILAEILTDIGFLPIRAEDGMQGLQLAKQHHPDLIICDINMPELDGYGVLNAIRNDPTLAQVPFIFLTAEMDEENHQQTLQLGATAYLKKPLRLFQLLEVITTIQQTSLQKV